In Catenulispora sp. MAP5-51, the genomic stretch GACGGGGACTCGCAGATAGTCGACCTCGTAGGCGTCGGCGGCGGCGAGGTCGTCCGGGCTCAGGGTGAACACCGTGCCCTCGACCGCGTCGTGCGGGTCGCCGCTCGGCACGGCGACCGGGTGCAGTTCGTTGCCGCTGTCGGCGATCACCGAGGCGTCGGTGATCGCCACCGTCTCCAGGCGGAAGCCGACGAGCGCGTCGGGCCGTCCGGACAGCTCGCGGCCGAACCTGGCCGTCTGCACGCGCGGCAGCCGGAGGGTGCCGTAGGAGAACAGAAGTTGGTCAGCCATGGAGACCCCCGGGTGCGCGGTGCAGATACCAGCGGAATCTTCTCACCCGGGCCGCATCTACGCGTCGGCGCTCCATCGATTTGCGTATCAGTGTCTAGTGGCGGTTAACGTAAGACCCGGCCGGGCAGATCCCGAGGTATTCGGCGGGCACGCCGACCCACAGGACGATTCTCAGGGGGTAGGCGTTTGCAGCCCATGGTGCCGCGTCAGTCCACGGCTGAGGCCGGCTTCTCCGCGTTGGAGGAGATCAAGGAGCTCGCCTTGTCGCGACCCGCCGCACGCGGCCAGTTGGGCCGACTCCGCGACGAGCACGTGACCCTGATCGCCGAGCTCGATCAGACCCACCCCGCCGCCGCCGATCTCGGCGACCGGTACGTCGACGCCGGAGCACGCGGGATCGCCGTCCGCACCCGCACGTCCGACGCGGACCCCGGCGCCGTGGCACAGATCAGTGCCCGCATTCACGCCCCGCTGCTGTCCCTGGAGCCGGCCGACTCCAGCTACCGGCTCTGGTGGGCCCGGGCCTGCGGCGCCGACATGGTCGTGCTGCCCACCGAGACGCTGTCGGATCCGGCGCTGTACTCGCTGCTGGAGCGGGCCGAGTCGATCGGCATGGCCGCGATCGTCGAGGTGCGGGGGAGCGCGGATCTGGTGCGTGCGCTGCGTGCTCAGGCTAAGGCTGTCCTGTTGCGGCCTGATGCCGGTTCTGGTTCTAGTTCTGACGTCGGTGTCGGTGTCGGTGCCGGTGCCGGTATGGACGAGCTGCTGTCGCTGGTGCCGAACGGCGTGGTGAAGGTGGCCGAATGCGGTCCGGGCGGGCGTTCGAGCCTGATCACGTGCGCGCGCGGCGGTGCCGACGTCGTGCTGATCGGGGCGTCGCACCTGACCGGGACCGACCCCGCGTCGACCGTCGCCGGGCTCGCGGCCATGGGGGCCCACCCGGCTCTGACGGCGCGCGCCAGCCGGTCGGCCTGACTGGCGAAACAGCTCAGGGCCACCAGGGCCGGGTCGAGTTCGCGCAGCCTGTTCGCGCAGCCCCCGCTGTGTTCACAGACATTGTGTTCGGCACCCGTCCGGCCGCCCCCGGCAGCCACCCGAGCGGCTCCGGCACCGTGCCGACCGTAGATTCGAAACCATGACCGGGACCTCGTGCCGACCCTGCTGGAGATCGCCGGGCTGGACGCCGCCGAGACGGCCGCCCGCCACCCGGGGCTCAAGGGGCACTCGCTGATGCCCGTGCTCCACGGCCGGCCGGTCCGCGAGGGCATCCTGAACGCGGTGGAGTCGATCACGACGCTGGACGCCTCGTTCTGGTTCGAGTTCGCCGACGCCGAGGCGCCCCGCCGGGCACACCCAAGCCGCAGCTCTACGACTACCAGGAGCGCCAGGGCCGCCACCCCGACGACCTGCTGGACGAGCTGAACACCCCCGAGCGCCGCCGCCGCTACATCGGCGAGTTCTTCGGCCACCGCATGTGGTGCCCGCCCAACGCCTTCAGCGAGGCCGACATCGCCCTGCTCACCGAGTCGGCTACCGCGCGCGAGCAGTGATGGTGATGACGCCGGACAGGCGGGGGAGTAGCGGCGTGAGAATACGGTGACGGTTGGAGCGTTTGGGGCGCCGGATCCGGGCTATCAGGAAGGTCGGCCGTCCCGGCCTCCCCCCCGCCGGGACGGCCAATCGCGTTCTTCGTGCCTGTGGCTGTGGTCCCGGGCGCAGCCGCAGCGATCCTGATCACTTTCCCGCGCCCCCTGGTTTGATCATGGCTGATCGCGGATAATCGGCGCGTTTGACCGGCGACGACCCTGGGAGGGCGGCATGCACGACGGGAGTGTGAGTTCGGGGAACGGTGCGGAGCGAGAACTGCTTCTGCCACCCGCGGCCCACGCAGATGTACCGGACCTGCGCACGCGCGCAAGCCGGAGCCTGCGGCAGGTGCTCCTGCGACGCGGGGCCTTCGCCACCGCGATCGCGCTCGTGGCGCTGGTCGTCTCCTACCACTACGGCGGCTTGCTCGGTGCCGGCCAGCACCACGTCCTGCACCACCTGCTGGCGGCGGCGGGCGCCCTGGTGTTCCTCGGGGCCGCGGTGATCGCCGTGCGCTGCGCGACCAACGACATCCTGGGGCTGGTGCACGTCCCGGGCCGGCTCAGCGATGCCCGTGCGAGCACGTTCCGCATCCTGTGCCTGCTGTGCGGCTACATCCTCGTGGTCCTGGGCGGCCTGAGCCTGCTGCGGGTCCCGGTCGGGCACCTGCTGCTGGGCGGAGTCCTGACCGGGGTCATCCTGGGTATCGCGGCCCAGCAGGTCCTGGCGAACGTCTTCGCGGGCATCACGATCCTGTTCGCCAAGCCCTTCGCTGTCGGCGACGAGCTGCGCATCCGCTCCGGCGCCCTCGGCGGCCCGATCGTCGGCCGCGTGTCCGGGATGACGCTGACGTACGTGACGGTGTCGACCATCGCCGGCCCGGTGCTGCTGCCGAACAGCGCGGTGCTCGCGGCGGCGGTGGGGCCGGCGGCGGAGTGGCTTGAGCCCTAAGGCTTGTGCGAGGCCCGCATCCACGGCAGCGCCGGCAGCGCGATCGCCGAGACCACGAGCGTGGCGAGTGTGTACGGGACGAGGTGGGCCAGCCGCGCCGGGTGCGGGGTGGCGGCCATGACGACCATCGCGACCAGGAACGGCAGCATCAGCAGATCGCCGGCGAGGAAACGTCTGTGGTCGACGCGCTTGCCCAGCCACAGGTGCGCGCTGATCCGGCCGCAGACGACGGCTCCGGCCGTGAACGCACAGACCAGGATCCGCCAGTCGTCGAGGACGACGCCGGGGTCGCCGTCGGCGGCGTGCCAGGCGTCGGCGAATTCGAAGCGGACGACATGGCCGCGCCAGACCGCCACCGGGATGCGCGAGCCGACCGGTGCCTGGCTCCTGACATCCTCGGAGTCGGACAGGTAGATACGGTCCGAGCCCTGACCGCCGGCCCAGGTCACTTCGGCGGAGGTGCTTCCGCCGAACTTCTTGGCCTTGGCGAAGTCGAGGCCGGCCACCGTCGCGCTGGTGTGGAGCACCCCGGCCTGGTCGGCGGCGAAGGAGTGCACGGTGCGCGTCTGGTCCTCCAAGGAGGAGACCGCCTTCAGTGACGCGAACACGAACCACAGTGCCGCGACGGTCAAGAGTACGCCGATAAACCGCGCACGCAGGCCGCTCACGATGTCCCCCCGGCTAGTTCGCCCAGCGATTTCCGCCTCGCTCTGATGGCGAATCCGATGGCGAATCTGATGGCGATGGCGATGGCGATAACCGATGGCGACGATACCGACCGGTGGGCAAGGGCGCGGCCGATCCGGCCGGACCTAAGCCGGAGACCGCCGCACACTAGGCCGGTCCGCCTCGATCGGCCCCACCATCGATCCCGCCTCCCGCCGCCGCGGCTCGCGCCCCTGCGGCTGATGCGGCGGGGTCGTCGGGGGGATCCGGGCGATGGACCGGGTGACCGGGCTGTCCTCGGCGAGGGTGATCGGGTCGCCGTGGTGCAGGATCTTCAGTGCGGGGCCCTCCAGCAGCTGATACGTGACTGTTTCCGCCGTGATCTCCACGCGGATCCTGCTTCCGCGCAGGGCGAGGTTGACCGCCAGCCGCGTGATGCCCGAGGGCAGGCGGGGGCGGAAGGCGAGCGTGTCCTCGTGTTCGCGCATGCCGGCCAGGCCGGCGACCAGGGCGATCCAGGTGCCGGCCAGGGAGGCGACGTGCAGTCCGTCGCGCGTGTTGTGCTCCAGGTCGTCCAGGTCCATCAGCGCTGCCTCGGCCAGGTAGTCCTCGGCCAGTTGCAGGTGCCCGACCTCGGCGGCCATCACCGCCTGGACGCACGCCGACAGGGAGGAGTCCCGGACGGTGAGTGCTTCGTAGTAGGCGAAGTTGCGGGCCTTCTGTCCGTCGGTGAAGGCGTCGGGGCGCAGATACATCGCCAGGACCAGGTCCGCCTGCTTGACGACCTGCTTGCGGTAGAGGTCGAAGTAGGGGAAGTGCAGCAGCAGCGGGTACTGCTCCGGCGGGGTGTCGGCGAAGTCCCAGATCTCGTGCGAGGTGAAGCCTTCGGCCTGGGGGTGGACGTCGAGGACGTCGTCGTAGGGGATGTACATAGCCGCCGCCGCGTCCCGCCAGGAGGCCGCCTCCTCGGCGTCGACGCCGGCCTCCAGCGCCCGGTCGGAGTGGCGCTCGGCCACCTCGGCGGCCGCGAGCAGATTGTGCTTCGCCATCAGGTTCGTATAGACGTTGTTGTCCGCGATCGCGCTGTACTCGTCGGGTCCGGTGACGCCGTCGATGCGGAAGCGGCCGCGGGCGTCGTGGTGGCCCAGCGAGCGCCACAGACGGGCCGTCTGGATCAGCAGGTCCAGCCCGATCGTCTGCTCGAAGTCGTCGTCGCCGGTGGCGGCGATGTAGCGGGTCACCGCGTCGGCGATGTCGGCGCCGACGTGGAAGGCCGCGGTGCCGGCCGGCCAATAGCCTGAACACTCGGCGCCGGCGATGGTGCGCCAGGGGAACGCGGCGCCCTTCAGGCCGAGTTGGCCGGCCCGCTCCTGGGCCATCGGCAGCGTGTCGTGGCGCCAGCGCAGGGCTTCGGCGGCGGCTTCGGGCAGGGTGTATGTCAGCACCGGGAGGACGAAGGTCTCGGTGTCCCAGAAGGCGTGGCCGTCGTACCCGGTCCCGGTCAGCCCCTTGGCCGGGATGGCCCGGCCCTGGGCCCGGGCGCCGGCCTGCAGCACGTGGAACAGCCCGAAGCGCACCGCCTGCTGGATCTCGGCGTCCCCCTCGACCTCGACGTCGGCGCGCGCCCAGAAGTTGTCGAGGTACTCGCGCTGCTCGCTGACCAGACCGTCCCATCCGGTTCGGGCCGCGGCGTTCAGCGCGCCCTCCACCTGGGCCCGTACCGCGGGCTCGGACCGTGCCTGCGACCACCCGTAGGCGACGTACTTGACCAGCCGCACCCGTTCTCCCGGCTTCAGCACGGCCGTCACCGTGTACCGGGCCAGGTCCTCGAAACACTCCACGGTCTCGTCCAGCGAGGGCGGCGCCTGGACCTGATGGCCCATGGCGGCGGCGACCCGCAGCCCGCTCACGGCGGTCTGGTGCACCAGCACCGCGCCGCTGGGCCGGCTGCTGTGCTCCTCCGGCACCAGCGGCGAGTCCAGGACGGCCGAGGTCCGGGGATCGCCGGAGATGTGGGGGAGCGCCTCGTTGGCGACCAGTTCGGACTGGACCACCACCCACATCTCGTCGACGGCCTCGACCTCGTAGCAGATCGCCGCGATCGCGCGCTGGGTCATCGACACCAGCCGGCGCGAGTGCACCTTCACCTTCTTGCCGCCCGGGGACTCCCACGTCACCCGGCGCTCCAGCAGGCCGGTGCGGAAGTCCAGCACGCGCTCGTGCTCCAGGACGTGTCCGTAGCGCAGGTCGAACGGCGCGTCGTCGACCAGCAGGCGGATCACCTTGCCGTTGGTGACGTTGATGACGGTCTGGCCCGCCTCCGGGTCGCCGTACGCGGCCTCGGCGTAGGGCAGCGGATGGGACTCGTAGACGCCGTTGAGGTAGGAGCCGGGCAGGCCGTGCGGCTCGCCCTCGTCGAGGTTGCCCCGCCAGCCGATGTGGCCGTTGCCCAGGGCGAAGACCGATTCGCTCTGGCCCAGGACGTCGAGGTCGAACTCGGTCTCGCGCAGGCTCCAGGGCTCGACGGCGTAGAACGAGTGACTGATCATGCTTTGCCGCCCTGGTCGGTGTTTTCGGCCAGCAGATCGGCCAGGTCGGTCACGACCGTGTCGGCGCCGTGCTTGTGCAGTTCCTCGGCCTGCCCGATCCGGTCCACGCCGACCACGAACCCGAAACGGCCGTCCCGGCCGGCCTGCACGCCGGCCAGCGCGTCCTCGAAGACCGCGGCCTGATCGGGCTCAACACCCAGCTTCTTGGCCGCCGCCAGGTAGGTGTCCGGGGCGGGCTTGCCCGGCAGGTCCTCCTCGGCGATGGTCACGCCGTCGATGCGGACCTCGAACATGTCGGCGATGCCGGCGGCCTCCAGGACGCTTTTGCAGTTGGCGCTGGAGGAGACCACCGCGCGGTGCAGCCCGGCGTCGCGGACGGCCTTCAGGTAGCGGACCGAGCCGGGGTAGACGTGGACGCCGTCGGTCTTGAGCAGATCCAGCACGATCTCGTTCTTGGCGTTGCCCAGGCCGTTGACCGTCTCGGTGCCCGGCTTGTCGCCGGGGGAGCCCTCCGGCAGCTCGATGTGCCGCGACTCCAGGAACGAGCGGGTCCCGTCGGCCCTGGTCTTGCCGTCGACGTAGGTGTCGTAGTCGTCCTTCGGATCGAAGGGGACGAACGGTCCCGGACGGGAGCGCAGGTAGGTGTCGAACATCTGCTTCCAGGCCGCGGCATGGACCTTAGCGGTCTCCGTCAGGACGCCGTCGAGGTCGAACAAGCACGCCCGGATCCGCTCCGGCAGACCGGTCGCCGGGGTTGCCGCTCCATCGTCCGTGTGCTCTATTCGTCTGTCCATGTGCTCTATTCGTCCATAGCCGACCCGGGCGTGTCGACCCGGAGGGCCCCGGTTGTACCGCGTCCGGGCCAATCTGCCTTACTCCAGCGGAATCGACTGCTCGTGGTGGAAGACGTCCGCCGGATCCCAGCGGTGCTTAACGGCGACGAGGTTCCGTTCGTTGCTCCGGAAGTTGTCGAGGAAGTACAGCCGCAGCGCGTCGTCGACGTCGCCCCGGGAGTGGGTGCCCAGGACGTTGTCCGGATAGTTGTAGTACGCGCCCGCGACCGTTCCGCTCGGGTCGTTGGCCGGGTCGGGCGTCCCGCCGTAGTCGGCGTAGACGTCCCGGTAGAAGTCGTTGATCCACTCCAGGTGGGCGTCGGACTGGACGTCGTAGGGCGGATGGTCGCCCTCGCCGGGGCGCGCGGAGTTGAGCCAGTAGGTCTGGTACTGCAACTTCATGATCGAGTCGCGTTGGGGGACCGCGGTCGCGTCGGGGGCCACCCGGTTGACGGCCCCTCCGTAGCTGTCGACCTGCAACAGGCTCTGGTTCATGTCCGCGTCGTCGACACCCTTCGGCGTCGTGTGGAGCCAGCGGTAGATCGCATTGATCTGATTCGAGGGGAAGGCCTTGTTCATGTACGCGGACTTGTACTTGCCGAACTGATTCGGCCCGGAGCTGTTCATCGTCTGCAACGCTTCGAGGTAGGTGACCTGCTGGACGCTGTAGGTCCCCATGGGCGCCGTCATCCATCCCGGATGGCCGCCGAGCGGGGCGCGCAGCGGTGTGGGCTCGGCGACCGTTCCGAACAGCGTCCGCGCCTCGGTATACCGTCGCTCGACCTCGGCGCGGTGGTCCAGCAGGGTGGCGCCCTCGGCCGACACGGCCTGGACCACCATGCCGATCTGCCCGGCCGACACGTGCGTGAGCTTCAGCAGGCTGAACTGCGTCTCGGGCATTTCGGTCACGTACTGCGTGTAGACCGCGAGCAGGTTCTCGAACGACGCCGGGTCGATCGTCGGCCAGTCCCAGGACAGGGTGAAGATCGAGGCGAACTCCGGCGCGTCGGGCAGCGCGTCGAAGTAGTAGCGCAGGATGACGCCGAAGTTGCCGCAGCCGGCG encodes the following:
- a CDS encoding mechanosensitive ion channel domain-containing protein, with amino-acid sequence MLLRRGAFATAIALVALVVSYHYGGLLGAGQHHVLHHLLAAAGALVFLGAAVIAVRCATNDILGLVHVPGRLSDARASTFRILCLLCGYILVVLGGLSLLRVPVGHLLLGGVLTGVILGIAAQQVLANVFAGITILFAKPFAVGDELRIRSGALGGPIVGRVSGMTLTYVTVSTIAGPVLLPNSAVLAAAVGPAAEWLEP
- a CDS encoding HAD family hydrolase, with protein sequence MDRRIEHTDDGAATPATGLPERIRACLFDLDGVLTETAKVHAAAWKQMFDTYLRSRPGPFVPFDPKDDYDTYVDGKTRADGTRSFLESRHIELPEGSPGDKPGTETVNGLGNAKNEIVLDLLKTDGVHVYPGSVRYLKAVRDAGLHRAVVSSSANCKSVLEAAGIADMFEVRIDGVTIAEEDLPGKPAPDTYLAAAKKLGVEPDQAAVFEDALAGVQAGRDGRFGFVVGVDRIGQAEELHKHGADTVVTDLADLLAENTDQGGKA
- a CDS encoding FAD-binding protein, which encodes MGSRPVVPSDRQGFNRRWFAPNLEAVYIPENDAEAVAQVGEAISRYGRDVKVVSGRHCYEDFIYNDSTKAVVDMAAMNRVGWDEQRSAYFVEAGCENWTVYRTLLNAYNKTLPAGSCYSVGAGGHITGGGYGLLSRLHGLTVDLLTGVDIVTWNAKSDSAELHHVAATSPSQDERDLFWALQGAGCGNFGVILRYYFDALPDAPEFASIFTLSWDWPTIDPASFENLLAVYTQYVTEMPETQFSLLKLTHVSAGQIGMVVQAVSAEGATLLDHRAEVERRYTEARTLFGTVAEPTPLRAPLGGHPGWMTAPMGTYSVQQVTYLEALQTMNSSGPNQFGKYKSAYMNKAFPSNQINAIYRWLHTTPKGVDDADMNQSLLQVDSYGGAVNRVAPDATAVPQRDSIMKLQYQTYWLNSARPGEGDHPPYDVQSDAHLEWINDFYRDVYADYGGTPDPANDPSGTVAGAYYNYPDNVLGTHSRGDVDDALRLYFLDNFRSNERNLVAVKHRWDPADVFHHEQSIPLE
- a CDS encoding glycoside hydrolase family 65 protein; its protein translation is MISHSFYAVEPWSLRETEFDLDVLGQSESVFALGNGHIGWRGNLDEGEPHGLPGSYLNGVYESHPLPYAEAAYGDPEAGQTVINVTNGKVIRLLVDDAPFDLRYGHVLEHERVLDFRTGLLERRVTWESPGGKKVKVHSRRLVSMTQRAIAAICYEVEAVDEMWVVVQSELVANEALPHISGDPRTSAVLDSPLVPEEHSSRPSGAVLVHQTAVSGLRVAAAMGHQVQAPPSLDETVECFEDLARYTVTAVLKPGERVRLVKYVAYGWSQARSEPAVRAQVEGALNAAARTGWDGLVSEQREYLDNFWARADVEVEGDAEIQQAVRFGLFHVLQAGARAQGRAIPAKGLTGTGYDGHAFWDTETFVLPVLTYTLPEAAAEALRWRHDTLPMAQERAGQLGLKGAAFPWRTIAGAECSGYWPAGTAAFHVGADIADAVTRYIAATGDDDFEQTIGLDLLIQTARLWRSLGHHDARGRFRIDGVTGPDEYSAIADNNVYTNLMAKHNLLAAAEVAERHSDRALEAGVDAEEAASWRDAAAAMYIPYDDVLDVHPQAEGFTSHEIWDFADTPPEQYPLLLHFPYFDLYRKQVVKQADLVLAMYLRPDAFTDGQKARNFAYYEALTVRDSSLSACVQAVMAAEVGHLQLAEDYLAEAALMDLDDLEHNTRDGLHVASLAGTWIALVAGLAGMREHEDTLAFRPRLPSGITRLAVNLALRGSRIRVEITAETVTYQLLEGPALKILHHGDPITLAEDSPVTRSIARIPPTTPPHQPQGREPRRREAGSMVGPIEADRPSVRRSPA